A genomic window from Osmerus eperlanus chromosome 5, fOsmEpe2.1, whole genome shotgun sequence includes:
- the aebp2 gene encoding zinc finger protein AEBP2 isoform X3, whose translation MATISTEESAVQNEKSNKRLAGETKEDDKTGLQTSPEQPANIVEMKTEEADGMAGEVKPAEEALVVAVAATTGCEDEEQLVPEFDKEDKNILEQHSPADCDATVDNAVKEMKLEQGDESQSSISDCMKSKAASNDGAEEKSGTRSMELGNKRRTSVEMSSSDGEPLSRMDSEDSISSTMMDMESTVSSGRSTPAMMNGQGSATSSSSSAKAMAYSCCWDLCLETFSCSPDLAEHIRGIHVDGQRGGVFVCLWKGCKVYNTPSTSQSWLQRHMLTHSGDKPFKCVVGGCNASFASQGGLARHVPTHFSQQSASKLANQAKLKEESPSKAGLSKRKKLKNKRRRSLLSPLPPARPHDFFDAQTMDAIRHRAICLNLATHIETVGNGHSIVFHSSVLARRKEGTGKVKVLLHWTPEDILPDVWVNETERSQLKTKVVHLSALPQDTAVLLDPNIYSL comes from the exons ATGGCTACAATATCTACCGAAGAAAGCGCCGTGCAGAATGAGAAAAGCAATAAACGGCTAGCCGGGGAGACCAAAGAGGACGATAAGACAGGCCTACAAACGTCGCCGGAGCAACCGGCCAATATCGTAGAGATGAAAACGGAGGAAGCTGATGGAATGGCCGGGGAGGTAAAACCCGCAGAGGAGGCCTTGGTGGTGGCAGTGGCTGCAACAACAGGATGCGAAGACGAAGAGCAGCTGGTGCCTGAATTTGACAAGGAAGATAAAAACATATTAGAGCAGCATAGTCCAGCAGACTGCGATGCCACTGTAGACAATGCTGTAAAGGAAATGAAACTAGAACAAGGAGATGAAAGCCAGTCCTCGATTAGCGATTGTATGAAAAGCAAAGCGGCTAGCAATGACGGCGCAGAGGAGAAGAGCGGGACCCGAAGCATGGAGCTTGGAAACAAGAGACGGACCAGCGTTGAGATGTCATCCTCGGATGGAGAACCCCTGAGTCGGATGGATTCCGAGGACAG CATCAGCAGTACGATGATGGACATGGAAAGCACAGTGTCCAGTGGTCGTTCCACTCCTGCCATGATGAACGGCCAGGGCAGCgctacatcctcctcctcctctgccaagGCCATGGCCTACAGCTGTTGCTGGGACCTTTGTCTGGAGACTTTCAGCTGCAGTCCCGACCTGGCTGAACACATCAGAGGCATTCATGTCgacggacagagaggaggg gtgtttgtgtgtctatggaAAGGCTGCAAGGTGTACAACACTCCATCTACCAGTCAGAGCTGGCTGCAGAGACACATGCTCACTCACAGTGGAGACAAGCCTTTtaag tgtgtggtgggtggcTGCAATGCTAGTTTTGCCTCCCAGGGGGGGCTAGCGCGCCACGTGCCTACCCACTTCAGCCAACAGAGCGCCTCCAAGCTGGCCAATCAAGCGAAGCTGAAGGAGGAGTCACCATCCAAAGCTGGTCTCAGCAAGAGGAAGAAGTTGAAGAACAAGCGCAGGCGGTCTTTac tttctcctctcccaccagcgAGGCCCCACGACTTCTTTGACGCCCAGACGATGGACGCCATCCGCCACCGAGCGATCTGcctcaacctggcaacccacatCGAGACCGTGGGAAACGGCCACAGCATCGTGTTTCACAGCAGC gtgctggccaggaggaaggagggcaCTGGGAAAGTTAAGGTTCTTCTCCATTGGACCCCTGAGGACAT TCTGCCTGACGTGTGGGTGAATGAGACTGAGCGCTCACAGCTCAAGACCAAAGTGGTGCACTTGTCAGCACTGCCTCAGGACACTGCTGTGCTTCTGGACCCCAACATTTACAG TCTCTGA
- the aebp2 gene encoding zinc finger protein AEBP2 isoform X1, which produces MATISTEESAVQNEKSNKRLAGETKEDDKTGLQTSPEQPANIVEMKTEEADGMAGEVKPAEEALVVAVAATTGCEDEEQLVPEFDKEDKNILEQHSPADCDATVDNAVKEMKLEQGDESQSSISDCMKSKAASNDGAEEKSGTRSMELGNKRRTSVEMSSSDGEPLSRMDSEDSISSTMMDMESTVSSGRSTPAMMNGQGSATSSSSSAKAMAYSCCWDLCLETFSCSPDLAEHIRGIHVDGQRGGVFVCLWKGCKVYNTPSTSQSWLQRHMLTHSGDKPFKCVVGGCNASFASQGGLARHVPTHFSQQSASKLANQAKLKEESPSKAGLSKRKKLKNKRRRSLLSPLPPARPHDFFDAQTMDAIRHRAICLNLATHIETVGNGHSIVFHSSVLARRKEGTGKVKVLLHWTPEDILPDVWVNETERSQLKTKVVHLSALPQDTAVLLDPNIYRALPQKRLKRSL; this is translated from the exons ATGGCTACAATATCTACCGAAGAAAGCGCCGTGCAGAATGAGAAAAGCAATAAACGGCTAGCCGGGGAGACCAAAGAGGACGATAAGACAGGCCTACAAACGTCGCCGGAGCAACCGGCCAATATCGTAGAGATGAAAACGGAGGAAGCTGATGGAATGGCCGGGGAGGTAAAACCCGCAGAGGAGGCCTTGGTGGTGGCAGTGGCTGCAACAACAGGATGCGAAGACGAAGAGCAGCTGGTGCCTGAATTTGACAAGGAAGATAAAAACATATTAGAGCAGCATAGTCCAGCAGACTGCGATGCCACTGTAGACAATGCTGTAAAGGAAATGAAACTAGAACAAGGAGATGAAAGCCAGTCCTCGATTAGCGATTGTATGAAAAGCAAAGCGGCTAGCAATGACGGCGCAGAGGAGAAGAGCGGGACCCGAAGCATGGAGCTTGGAAACAAGAGACGGACCAGCGTTGAGATGTCATCCTCGGATGGAGAACCCCTGAGTCGGATGGATTCCGAGGACAG CATCAGCAGTACGATGATGGACATGGAAAGCACAGTGTCCAGTGGTCGTTCCACTCCTGCCATGATGAACGGCCAGGGCAGCgctacatcctcctcctcctctgccaagGCCATGGCCTACAGCTGTTGCTGGGACCTTTGTCTGGAGACTTTCAGCTGCAGTCCCGACCTGGCTGAACACATCAGAGGCATTCATGTCgacggacagagaggaggg gtgtttgtgtgtctatggaAAGGCTGCAAGGTGTACAACACTCCATCTACCAGTCAGAGCTGGCTGCAGAGACACATGCTCACTCACAGTGGAGACAAGCCTTTtaag tgtgtggtgggtggcTGCAATGCTAGTTTTGCCTCCCAGGGGGGGCTAGCGCGCCACGTGCCTACCCACTTCAGCCAACAGAGCGCCTCCAAGCTGGCCAATCAAGCGAAGCTGAAGGAGGAGTCACCATCCAAAGCTGGTCTCAGCAAGAGGAAGAAGTTGAAGAACAAGCGCAGGCGGTCTTTac tttctcctctcccaccagcgAGGCCCCACGACTTCTTTGACGCCCAGACGATGGACGCCATCCGCCACCGAGCGATCTGcctcaacctggcaacccacatCGAGACCGTGGGAAACGGCCACAGCATCGTGTTTCACAGCAGC gtgctggccaggaggaaggagggcaCTGGGAAAGTTAAGGTTCTTCTCCATTGGACCCCTGAGGACAT TCTGCCTGACGTGTGGGTGAATGAGACTGAGCGCTCACAGCTCAAGACCAAAGTGGTGCACTTGTCAGCACTGCCTCAGGACACTGCTGTGCTTCTGGACCCCAACATTTACAG AGCACTGCCACAGAAGCGGCTGAAACGGAG TCTCTGA
- the aebp2 gene encoding zinc finger protein AEBP2 isoform X2, whose product MATISTEESAVQNEKSNKRLAGETKEDDKTGLQTSPEQPANIVEMKTEEADGMAGEVKPAEEALVVAVAATTGCEDEEQLVPEFDKEDKNILEQHSPADCDATVDNAVKEMKLEQGDESQSSISDCMKSKAASNDGAEEKSGTRSMELGNKRRTSVEMSSSDGEPLSRMDSEDSISSTMMDMESTVSSGRSTPAMMNGQGSATSSSSSAKAMAYSCCWDLCLETFSCSPDLAEHIRGIHVDGQRGGVFVCLWKGCKVYNTPSTSQSWLQRHMLTHSGDKPFKCVVGGCNASFASQGGLARHVPTHFSQQSASKLANQAKLKEESPSKAGLSKRKKLKNKRRRSLPRPHDFFDAQTMDAIRHRAICLNLATHIETVGNGHSIVFHSSVLARRKEGTGKVKVLLHWTPEDILPDVWVNETERSQLKTKVVHLSALPQDTAVLLDPNIYRALPQKRLKRSL is encoded by the exons ATGGCTACAATATCTACCGAAGAAAGCGCCGTGCAGAATGAGAAAAGCAATAAACGGCTAGCCGGGGAGACCAAAGAGGACGATAAGACAGGCCTACAAACGTCGCCGGAGCAACCGGCCAATATCGTAGAGATGAAAACGGAGGAAGCTGATGGAATGGCCGGGGAGGTAAAACCCGCAGAGGAGGCCTTGGTGGTGGCAGTGGCTGCAACAACAGGATGCGAAGACGAAGAGCAGCTGGTGCCTGAATTTGACAAGGAAGATAAAAACATATTAGAGCAGCATAGTCCAGCAGACTGCGATGCCACTGTAGACAATGCTGTAAAGGAAATGAAACTAGAACAAGGAGATGAAAGCCAGTCCTCGATTAGCGATTGTATGAAAAGCAAAGCGGCTAGCAATGACGGCGCAGAGGAGAAGAGCGGGACCCGAAGCATGGAGCTTGGAAACAAGAGACGGACCAGCGTTGAGATGTCATCCTCGGATGGAGAACCCCTGAGTCGGATGGATTCCGAGGACAG CATCAGCAGTACGATGATGGACATGGAAAGCACAGTGTCCAGTGGTCGTTCCACTCCTGCCATGATGAACGGCCAGGGCAGCgctacatcctcctcctcctctgccaagGCCATGGCCTACAGCTGTTGCTGGGACCTTTGTCTGGAGACTTTCAGCTGCAGTCCCGACCTGGCTGAACACATCAGAGGCATTCATGTCgacggacagagaggaggg gtgtttgtgtgtctatggaAAGGCTGCAAGGTGTACAACACTCCATCTACCAGTCAGAGCTGGCTGCAGAGACACATGCTCACTCACAGTGGAGACAAGCCTTTtaag tgtgtggtgggtggcTGCAATGCTAGTTTTGCCTCCCAGGGGGGGCTAGCGCGCCACGTGCCTACCCACTTCAGCCAACAGAGCGCCTCCAAGCTGGCCAATCAAGCGAAGCTGAAGGAGGAGTCACCATCCAAAGCTGGTCTCAGCAAGAGGAAGAAGTTGAAGAACAAGCGCAGGCGGTCTTTac cgAGGCCCCACGACTTCTTTGACGCCCAGACGATGGACGCCATCCGCCACCGAGCGATCTGcctcaacctggcaacccacatCGAGACCGTGGGAAACGGCCACAGCATCGTGTTTCACAGCAGC gtgctggccaggaggaaggagggcaCTGGGAAAGTTAAGGTTCTTCTCCATTGGACCCCTGAGGACAT TCTGCCTGACGTGTGGGTGAATGAGACTGAGCGCTCACAGCTCAAGACCAAAGTGGTGCACTTGTCAGCACTGCCTCAGGACACTGCTGTGCTTCTGGACCCCAACATTTACAG AGCACTGCCACAGAAGCGGCTGAAACGGAG TCTCTGA